ATTCAGAAATTCATTTTAGCGGCTGTAACAACTTCACCTGAAAGAGTGCCCAGCGGAACAGCGGTGTTTCATTGCAAAACAGAAGAAGAGCTGCAGAAGATCTGTGCCAACCTGGAAGCAATATTGGACGGTATTGCACATGAATTGGATCCTGGGCTGTTCATCATTGTGAAACATTGATTGCCAGTTCATTCTTTTACTGATAAAATACTAAAGTTAGGGGGACTGACCCATAAGGGAAAACGCAGCTTATGGGCCAGTCTTTATTATTGAGAATGTATGTAACTTGAAACAGTGGAAATGAAAAGGCTTAAAGGATAATGAATGAACCATAAGCTTCTTCAAGAAAGGGTGAAAAAGAGTGTCTAAACCAGTTGTTGCAATCGTAGGGCGTCCCAATGTTGGTAAGTCCACGATTTTTAATAGGATTGTCGGAGAAAGAATATCGATTGTAGAGGATGTTCCCGGAGTTACAAGGGATCGTATATACAGTTCAGCAGAATGGCTGACTCATGAATTTAATATTATTGACACGGGTGGTATCGAGTTAGGAAATGAGCCGTTCCTTGATCAAATCAGACAACAGGCAGAAATTGCGATTGATGAAGCAGATGTCATCATTTTCCTCACCAATGGCCGTGAAGGGGTGACAGCTGCAGATGAAATCGTGGCGAAAATTCTTTACCGTTCAAACAAACCTGTAGTTCTCGGCGTCAATAAGATTGATAATCCAGAAATGAGGGAAATGGTATATGATTTCTACTCATTGGGATTTGGGGAGCCATTCCCGATTTCAGGTTCTCACGGACTTGGATTAGGGGATCTGCTTGACGAAGCTGCTAAGCATTTTAAAAAGGAAGATGACGAAGAATATGGTGAAGAAGTCATTAAATTTTCACTGATCGGACGCCCGAATGTTGGTAAATCATCCTTGGTGAATGCATTATTAGGGGAAGACCGTGTCATCGTCAGTAATGTTGCCGGTACGACCCGGGATGCAATAGATTCTTCCTACACGTATGATGGACAAGAGTATGTCATCATTGATACTGCCGGAATGAGAAAGAAAGGTAAAGTGTATGAAACAACTGAAAAATACAGTGTATTAAGAGCCCTGAGAGCCATTGAGCGTTCTGATGTTGTCCTTGTTGTGATTGACGGTGAAGAAGGAATAATAGAACAGGACAAGAAAATTGCAGGCTATGCCCATGATGCAGGCCGTGCAGTCGTGATCGTGGTGAATAAGTGGGATGCTGTTGAAAAAGATGAGAAAACAATGAATAAATGGGAACAAAACATTCGTGATCATTTTCAATTCCTTGATTATGCACCGATCATCTTCCTGTCTGCAAAAACGAAGAAGAGGATTCATACGCTGCTCCCTGTCATTAACATGGCGAGTGAAAACCATGCATTGCGAGTCCAGTCAAGCGTCCTGAATGAAGTAGTCATGGATGCAGTGGCAATGAATCCGACTCCTACGGATAATGGCAAGAGACTAAGAATTTATTATGCAACTCAAGTAGCGGTCAAACCGCCGACTTTTGTTGTTTTTGTCAATGACCCTGAATTGATGCATTTTTCTTATGAACGATTCCTGGAAAATAGAATTCGTGATGCATTCGGGTTTGAAGGGACTCCTATTCGTATTATCGCCCGTGCAAGAAAATAATAAGGTAGGTGTAAAAATGAAAAATTCTCGAAAAGTGACGGTTATCGGTGCAGGAAGCTGGGGTACGGCTCTTGCCATGGTATTGGCAGACAACGACCGTGAAGTCAGGCTGTGGGGACATAAAGCAGAACAAATAAAAGAAATTAACGAACAACATACGAATCATAAATACTTAAAGGATGTAAAGCTTCCTGAAAGTATCATAGGTTATTCTGACATGAAAGAATCACTTGGTGGGATCGATACCATCATATTAGCAGTCCCTACAAAAGCAATCCGGCAGGTGCTGGGGCAGATTCAAGAGGTGCAAAGTAATCCTTTAACGATCGTGCATGTGAGTAAGGGGATTGAACCTGACAGCCTTTTAAGGATCTCTGAAATCATAGAAGATGAAATGGAACCAGGTAATCTGCGTTCTGTCGTCGTTCTTTCAGGACCGAGTCATGCCGAAGAAGTAAGCTTAAGGCATCCAACAACCGTGACGGTGTCATCTGAAGATATGAAGTCTGCCGAAGAAGTCCAGGATCTTTTCATGAACCAGAATTTTAGAGTTTACACGAATCCTGATATGCTTGGTGTTGAAATTGGCGGGGCCTTAAAAAACATCATTGCTCTTGCTGCCGGAATCACTGACGGACTGGGGTATGGTGATAATGCCAAGGCTGCCCTGATTACGAGGGGACTAGCTGAAATTGCAAGGTTAGGGACCAAAATGGGGGCTAACCCGCTCACTTTCTCCGGATTGGCAGGTATCGGCGATTTAATCGTTACTTGTACCAGTGTTCACTCCAGAAACTGGAGAGCGGGGAATATGCTTGGAAAAGGGCATAAACTCCAGGAAGTACTCGACAACATGGGCATGGTGGTGGAAGGTGTCCGAACAACGAAAGCAGGGCATCAGCTCGCCCAAAAATACGATGTGAAGATGCCGATTACAAACGCACTGTACGATGTATTATTTAATGATGTGGAAGCAAAAGAAGCGGTCGATCATTTAATGTCACGGGGAAAGACAAATGAAATGGAAGATTTGGTGAATATATTGGGCGAACGCTCATAGTCCGATAAAAATCTTACAATAATAGGCATTAGAGGATGCGAAAGGCGGAACCCGTGCATACACTGTGATGAATATATACAGCTTTGCCTATGGATGGGTAGGTCTCTTTCAGTCATTAGAGCAACTCATGAGCCTGGAAAAAATCATTATTTCAATGATTCCGGGTTCTTGGGTCGCTCTTCTTTTATGTAATGCAATCATTTAGTGGATGTTTCGAAGTACCAATCTGACATTTTATTGAACAAGCCTTCTTTTAGAAACGACTTGTGATATAATACATTCGATAACAGGAGGGATGTACCATGACTTCTATGATGAAAATGTGGATATCATTTGCATCAATGGGCTTTATGTTTCTTGCAATTTTAATGATTTATTTCAGCCGCTATAAAATCAAACAAAAATTCATTCGTTTTATTACTGCTTTTATGGCATACATACTGATGATAGCAGGCGGACTCATGATGATCTATATCGTCTTCAGCGGTCCAACCTATTAAGAAGCGAAAGGAAGTTTTGCAGATTGAAACGTGTTGCTTTAACCGGAATGCTCCTTATCATAACTATGACACTACTATCAGGCTGTCTTTATCCTGAGGAGAAACTCAGTCAGAACCAAATTCCATATGACAACCAGGTCAAAGCTGTTCAAGAAGCTGTCGAGCGATACCAAACAGATAATAACGGGCTCCTGCCGATCAAGACAAGAGACAAGGATACACCGATTTATCAAAAATATCCAATCGACTTTCGGAAGATCGCGCCTCAGTATCTATCAGAAATTCCAGGTAATGCATTTGAGAACGGCGGGATATTTCAATATGTCTTAACAGATGTAGAGGAAAACCCGACTGTGAAGATATTTGATCTCCGGATGGCCGAAAAAATAAGGGAAATCAAAATAAGGATCAAAGCTCAAGGCTACCCTCCTTTTAAAGAGCAGGTGGCTCATAACGTATATAAATTAAACTATGAAAAGATAGGATTGGATGGAGAAGTGTATGTGGACAGCCCTTATTCAAATAAGAAGCTTCCACTTGTGATAAACGGGAGTGGAGAAATCTTCGTAGACTACTCGATGGATTTATATGAAAAGCTCCAATCAACGGATCAACCAATCAAAGAAGGGAAGGACATACGTTCATTGCTGACGGAGGATTCGTTGTTTGTTCCAGCATATTCCCTTCCTTATACCCTTGACGAAAAGAAAGAACCCGTCTTTATGACAAAATAGGCATAACCCTTTTCTTGCAAAATATATTGTAGGAGAAGGGTTATTATTTTTATGTCATCCTTTATAGGGAGTTTTCATCAAATTCAACTGAACATAATTGCTGCGACATAATAAATTCAATTCATAGTCATAAGGAGGTAAAAAAATCATATTAATAGTCATAAGTCATTAGGACAACATCATAAATATAAAATGTGAGGCAGAATACACGGATGAAACATCCCTGGAATATAAGATGGGAGGGAATCTCTTGGAAAGAGTCGATCTATTCAAAGACATTGCTGAAAGAACTGGCGGAGATATCTATTTAGGTGTGGTGGGAGCAGTAAGAACAGGTAAATCAACCTTCATCAAGAAGTTTATGGAGCTTGTTGTCCTTCCTAATATCGCAAGTGAGTCAGAACGGGCAAGAGCACAGGATGAACTGCCGCAAAGTGCTGCAGGAAAGACAATCATGACAACGGAACCTAAATTCGTTCCTAACCAGGCAATATCGGTGCATGTGGACGAGGGGTTGGAAGTAAATGTAAGATTAGTAGACTGTGTCGGCTACACCGTACCTGGTGCGAAGGGTTACGAAGATGAAAATGGCCCTAGGATGATCAATACCCCTTGGTATGAGGAACCTATCCCTTTTCATGAAGCAGCTGAAATCGGCACAAGGAAAGTTATTCAGGAGCACTCAACGATCGGTGTGGTGGTCACGACGGATGGCTCGATCGGGGAAATAGGAAGAAGTGACTATATCGAAGCAGAGGAAAGAGTCATCGAGGAATTAAAAGAAGTTGGTAAACCATTTATCATGGTCATCAACTCCGCGAGACCTCATGCCACTGAAACGGAAGAGCTGAGAGTGAAGCTGCAGGAGAAATATGATATCCCGGTTCTGGCGATGAGTGTGGAAAGTATGAGGGATTCAGATGTGCTGAATGTACTGCGTGAAGCACTGTTCGAATTCCCTGTACTTGAAGTGAATGTGAATTTACCGAGCTGGGTCATGGTATTAAAAGAAGAACATTGGCTGCGACAAAATTACCAGGAAGCAGTGAAAGAAACGGTCAAGGATATCAAGCGCCTGCGGGACGTGGACCGCGTCGTCCACTACTTCAGTGAGTTCGAGCATATTGAAAGAGCGGGCCTTGCAGGTATTGATATGGGTCAGGGGATTGCGGAGATCGATTTATATGCCCCGGATGAGCTCTATGATGAAGTCTTAAAAGAAATCGTAGGGGTGGAAATACGAGGTAAGGATCACTTGCTGGAACTCATGCAGGACTTCGCTCATGCGAAAGCAGAATATGACCAGATTTCCGACGCCCTGAGGATGGTAAAGCAGACAGGGTACGGAATCGCTGCACCTTCACTTAATGACATGAGTCTGGATGAGCCGGAAATCATTCGTCAGGGATCAAGATTCGGTGTAAGCCTGAAAGCAGTAGCACCTTCGATTCACATGATCAAGGTGGATGTACAATCCAAATTTGAACCGATCATCGGTACAGAAAAACAAAGCGAAGAACTCGTACGCTACTTGATGCAGGACTTTGAAGATGATCCGCTTTCGATTTGGAACTCCGATATCTTTGGAAGAAGCTTAAGCTCCATCGTAAGGGAAGGCATCTCAGCCAAACTCTCGCTAATGCCTGAAAATGCCCGATACAAACTGAAAGACACACTCGAAAGAATCATCAACGAAGGCTCCGGCGGACTGATCGCTATCATCCTATAAACTCTTTTAGACTCTCTTTAGGGGGGTCTTTTTTTTATTGATTAAGCTTTGGGGAGTACATTATACAACAGAGAAGGCTCAGAATTTGTTGAACCAGGTGATGTGATGTTCCTGAATAGGTTATTTGGAAGAATAGAGACATAATAAAATGTTCTCAGCGGTTGATTGGAGTGCAAGACGAAGCTCCTGCGGGAAGAGTAGCTAATGTGAGACCCCACAGGAGCAGAGCGACGAGGAGGCTCACGGGCTATCCGCGGAAAGCGAAGTCTTGCACGGAAATCAATAGCGGCAATCGAAGGGGAACGCTTGAATATAATAAACTTTTTCGCCAGTCATGTTTAACTCTATAAAGGAATGGGAACTGTTTAAGAGCAACGGGGGTGATGAAACGCTTACATCAATAAGAAACACTTCAAGAAATAGCAATATAAAGGGAAAAAGAGGAGATTCTATTACATTTATGTATCAAATAAGAAAAGATTCCCATTATTTCTTGATTTATTCTTGCTAAGCCCATTCTATTGTGATAATCTTTTAACAGAATTGTTGTTGAATATTGATTCAGCAACGTTTTCAAGCGATTTTTCTATGCTTTATGTATAGAATCCGCTAAAGTTGTTTACTAATGATATTAAAGTAAATGAATCATGACTGAGACATTTCCTTGGGAGGAGGTGAATGGCATGAACAAGACAGAATTAATCAATGCTGTTGCAGAAGCTGCTGAGCTATCTAAGAAGGACGCTACTAAAGCGGTTGACGCTGTTTTCGATACAATTCAAGAATCACTTGCAAATGGTGATAAAGTACAATTAATCGGATTCGGTAACTTCGAAGTACGTGAGCGTGCAGCCCGTAAAGGTCGCAACCCACAAACAGGTGAAGAGATCGAAATCTCAGCAAGCAAAGTACCTGCTTTCAAACCAGGTAAAGCGCTTAAAGAAGCTGTAAAATAATTACATACTTTGAGCGTTAGGAAAAGGCCGCATATCATGCGGTCTTTTTTTCTTTCTTGAAAACTAGTCTTACATTAGTATGTTCATATCCATTATCATTATGTTGATAAACTTAAATCATATTCACTATTTTAAAGTGTGTATTTGAATATTATAGTTTACAGCTGTTGATTGGAGTGCAAGACGAAGACTCCTGCGGGAAAAGCGAGACAGGTGAGACTTGTCCAGCTCCGGGGCTTAGAGGCACATGTCATAAGTCAAATCGTCCAAGAAGGCAAAGAACGCCTTCTTGGACGATTCGCCTTATGCCAACCGCCTCTGAGCAAAGCCCCTCCGCTTTTCTAACCCGCAGGAGCATCTGCGAGGAGGAGGCTCACCGGCCGCCCGCGGAAAGCGAAGTCTTGCACGGAAATTAACAGCGGTGATTGAATGTGATTTTTTTAAAACTTCTAAAACACTAGGCTTTGATGAGATTATTGGCTTATGCTAATATTAACAATGTTAGTTTATTTTTTTAAGTGATAGTAGGAGGACAACATAATGGCAGAAGTCAATCATAGCCAAATAGAAGAAGCAGTGCGTTTAATACTTGAAGCAATAGGAGAAAATCCTAATAGAGAAGGGCTTTTGGATACGCCTAAACGCGTTGCGAAAATGTATGCAGAAGTTTTCTCTGGAATAGATCATGATCCTAAAGAATATTTTGAAACCATTTTCAGTGAAGACCACGAAGAGCTGGTCCTTGTTAAAGATATCCCTTTTTATTCAATGTGTGAACACCACCTGGTCCCTTTCTATGGAAAAGCACATGTTGCGTATGTACCCCGGAATGGAAGGGTCACCGGTCTGAGTAAGCTGGCAAGAGCTGTTGAATCAGTTGCGAGAAGACCTCAGCTTCAAGAAAGGATTACCTCAACGGTAGCTGATTCCATTATGGAAACCCTAGAACCATATGGTGTCATGGTGGTTGTGGAGGCAGAACATATGTGCATGACGATGAGAGGGGTTAAGAAACCTGGATCGAGCACAGTGACGACCGCAGTGCGCGGGACATTCAAAGAGGATCCACAAGCGCGGAACGAAGTGCTTTCATTTATTAAGAAGTAACAAGTACAGGAGTGGGTGTAATGAATTCAAATGATTATGTGGTTATTAAGGCCGCTGAAGACGGCGTTAACGTAATCGGTCTCACACGGGGAACGGATACGCGCTTTCATCATTCCGAAAAGCTGGATAAAGGTGAAGTGATGATTGCTCAATTTACTGATCATACTTCTGCCATCAAGGTGAGAGGGAAGGCTACGATTCTGACCAGTTATGGTGAAATAGAAAGTGAAAACAAAAAATAGCATTAGACAGGCGGGACGAACCAAGAACCATTATTCTTAGTCGTCCCCTTTATTATATGGGATTCACCATCTGGCCTACTCCGAAAAAATGAGATGGCAGGTGAAATCTTTGAGAAATGATATGGGGATAGTCGATGACTCCCTATTTATGAAAGTTTTATGGTATAATGTTTATTGCTGAAATTTATCGTGTGAAACATAGTAGAAATGGGGAAATAGGGTATGAAATTCACTGATTACAATCATCAAGCGAATATCATTCATCAATACATAGAAGAGCAGCTGCACCATTCTTATTTAAAGGAGTATATCGATCAGCCTTTTATTGATCGTAATCGCATCAACTATCTGCTTCTTCCATTTATGAATGGTCAGCGAATGATCACTCAACAGGAAATGAAGTGGATTTCTACTGCTATGTTTTTACATGTTGCCCTTGAGACCCATGAGAAGGTGACAATTTCCGAACAGGATTCTCTAAAAGAAAGACAGTTAACCGTGCTTGCAGGAGTTTATTTTAGCAGTCTTTATTATAAAACGCTTGCAGATACTGAGGACGTCGGGCTGATCGAAGCTTTATCGAGCGCAATTAAGAAAATAAATGAATGTAAGATATCGATGTACAAAGAAGAGTGCACTTCAGTCGAAGAATTGATGGAATATGTAAGGATTATCGAAACGTCCATTTTTACACATTTCTATGAATTCTTTCATCAGAAAGACTGGGTTTCTCTTCTTTCAGACACTTTTTTATATAATAGACTCTTACAAGAACGCTATGCACATTTGAATTCACAGGACACCATCTTCAGCAATGCTCTTGCATCTGTTCTGAAGCACTCGGAAGAGCGGGTGGAAGATCATCACATATTGTCCGCCATTGACCACACAATGGATAAGATCCAAAAAGATATAGAAGTTCAGTTAGATAAGAGTGATCCGGTGCCTACTGGGGTCAAAGAGTTATTTGTTGAATTTCTTCCTTTCACTGAGCCTCTTGCTACTACGAAATTATATGCGGAAGAAGGGTAATTGTTATGCAGCAGTCGAAAGAACAAAAAGTTCATGGCGTTTTTGAAAAGATTTATTCAAACTATGACAAAATGAACTCAGTAATCAGTTTCCAACAGCATAAAAAATGGCGGAAAGAAACGATGAAGTATATGAGTGTGCAGGAAGGATCCAAAGCTCTTGATGTGTGCTGCGGGACGGCAGACTGGACGCTTGCACTTGGTGAAGAGGTGCGGGAAGAAGGAAAAGTATTTGGATTGGACTTCAGTCAAAATATGCTGTCGATCGGTAAAGAGAAAGTAAAAGAATCTCCGTTAAACAATATTGAGCTAATTCACGGTAATGCAATGGAGCTGCCTTTTGAAGACAATACATTCGATTATGTCACGATCGGATTTGGATTGAGAAATGTTCCCGACTACTTACAAGTCTTGAAAGAAATGAATCGTGTATTGAAGCCGGGCGGAATGGCTGTTTGCCTTGAAACATCACAGCCCACCATGTTTGGATTCAAGCAGCTTTACTACATGTACTTTAGATTTATCATGCCTGTGTTTGGAAGGATCTTTGCAAAAAGTTTTACGGAATATTCCTGGCTTCAGGAATCCGCGAGGGACTTTCCCGGAATGAAGGAGTTGGCTGACTTGTTTAAAGAGGCCGGCTTCAAAGATATATACTTTAAACCATATAGCGGCGGAGTGGCTGCCATGCATGTTGGATATAAGAAATAGAAATTCGTAAATCAGTAAACTGGGTGGATTAACTATGAAGCTAAATAGGATTTATTCCTTTCTAAAAACAGACATAGACCAAATTGAAAAGGAACTTGAGTCAGCAATCGAGTCGGATTCCCGTCTTTTGAATCAAGCATCTCTTCACCTTCTGCAAGCGGGCGGAAAACGAATCCGTCCCGTTTTTGTCTTGCTTTCAGCAAAATTCGGGGATTACGATATTGACAAGGTGAAAAATGCCGCTGTTGCCTTGGAACTGATTCATATGGCCTCCCTGGTCCATGATGATGTGATTGATGACGCTGAATTAAGAAGAGGGAGACCAACGATAAAAGCGCAGTGGGATAACAGGATCGCCATGTACACCGGTGATTACATTTTTGCCCGGGGACTGGAATATATGACTAATATAAAAAATCCAGAAGCACATCAGATCCTTTCCCATACCATAGTGGAACTTTGTAAAGGTGAAATTGCACAAATTAAAGATAAGTACCGCTACGATCAAAATCTGAGGGACTATTTATTAAGGATTAAACGTAAGACCGCTTTATTGATTGCAGTCAGTTGTCAGTTGGGGGCCATTGCCTCAGGAGCCCCGGAAGAAGTACATAGAAGATTGTTCCGCTTTGGATACAATGTTGGAATGAGCTTTCAAATTACAGATGACATTTTAGATCTGACAGCAAGCGAAGAGGAATTAGGAAAGCCTGCCGGCAGTGATCTTTGGCAGGGGAACATCACCCTGCCGATTTTGTATGCGATGGAAAACCCTGCTCTAAAAGCTCAAATCGAACGTGTTTCGGAGAACACTACTGCAGATGAAATGAAGACGGTGATTTCATCCATCCTTTCTTCTGATGCCATCGAACGCTCACATCGGGTCAGCAGAATGTATCTTGATAGAGCATTAAGAGATTTAGAGTTATTACCTCAGAACCGGGTCAAGAAGACATTGAAGAATATTGCAAACTTTATAGGTAAGAGAAAATATTAAGAAAATTTAAAATGGAAACGTTGCCAAAACCCCTAAACAGTGTTAATATTTTTCGTGGGACGTCCTCGGACAGACTATACATACATAATTAGGAGTGGGGAAGATGGAAAAAACGTTTTTAATGGTAAAGCCAGACGGCGTACAAAGAGGGTTAATCGGTGATATCGTATCACGTTTCGAGAAAAAGGGCTTCCAATTAGTCGGAGCTAAGCTTATGAGCATCTCTACTGAGCTTGCTGAAGAACATTATGGTGAACATAAAGAAAGACCTTTCTTTGGAGAACTTGTCGAATTCATTACTTCTGGTCCTGTTTTTGCTATGGTATGGCAAGGTGAAGATGTCATCTCTACAGCACGTGGAATGATGGGTGCGACAAACCCTAAAGATGCTGCAACAGGAACAATTCGCGGTGACTTCGGTCTGACTGTCGGAAAGAACATCATCCACGGTTCGGATTCTCCTGAAAGCGCTGTAAGAGAAATCGGTCTATTCTTCAAAGAAGAAGAGCTTGTTGAATATTCAAAACTAATGAACGAGTGGATCTACTAATCCACACTTCCTATATATGGGTAAAAAGACAAGTCAGAGATGGCTTGTCTTTTTGTATGGCTGAGTTATAGCTTATAACTCGTATTCCGAGTGAAAATCAATGAACCCGTTTACTCAAGTTTTATATTATGGAACTTTAATATTAACAATTTCCATCTCCGTTCGATATATCTTATATACATACATAATTCAGTCTGGCCTAGTTGACCTTACTGGTGTAGTTAACTGGTTCTAGCTGTTGATTGGAGTGCAAGACGAAGACTCCTAATGGAAAAGCGGAGGGGCTTTGCCCAGAAGCGTGTGGCATAAGACGAATCGGCCATGAAGGCGGTCTTTGCCTTCTTGGTCGGTTTGGCTTATGACATTTGCTTCTAAGCCCTGTAGCTGGACAGTTCCACCCCTTGCCGAGGAGGCTCACGGGTCACCCGCGGAAAGCGAAGTCTTGCACGGAATCGGCCAGCGGGGTTTAACAGAGCTTGCAGAGAGAGTGACTAAGAATGGTAAATGATTATGCTGATTTTATTCTAGGAGTAAAAAGAAAAACAGGAATTGATTTATCTCTTTATAAAGAAGCACAAATGAAAAGAAGACTGACAGCACTGTATGAAAAAAAGGGGTTCACAAGCTTTCAGGAATATTATAAGTCAATCAGCTCGGATGATGAACATATGGCGGAATTTTTGGACAGGATGACCATCAATGTTTCTGAGTTCTACCGGAATTATAAAAGGTGGGAAGTCCTGGAGACAAGAATCCTGCCAAGGATCTTAGGGGATAAGAAAACATTAAAAGTATGGAGTGCAGCTTGTTCCACTGGTGAAGAACCTTACACTTTAGCCATGATGCTTTCAGATTACCTTCCATTGTCCAATCTTAAAATACTGGCGACAGATTTGGATGGTAATGCACTTCAGCGAGCCAAGAATGCAATATATCCAGAACGTTCTTTAGCTGAAGTCCCTGCTGAAATCAAACGAAAGTTCTTCAAGATGGAAGGCTCTCTATATAAAGTAGATGAGGGAATCAGGAATGCTGTTACGTTCAAGCAGCAAAACCTGTTGGCTGATAGGTTCGACCAAGATTTTGATTTGATCGTATGCCGGAATGTATTGATTTATTTTACAGAAGAAGCGAAGGATATCCTGTATAAAAAATTCAATGCTTCCCTGAAGACGGGAGGTGTATTCTTCGTAGGGAGTACAGAGCAGATTTTTAACCCGGGACAATATGGATTCCAATCGGAGGATACATTCTTTTATAAAAAAGTTTGATGTAATGACGGTGAATGTAAGGCTTGCAGCGCACAGATGCGAAGCTTTATGTTTCATCGTTTTTTTATTTGAATTTTTTATTCACATATGGATAATCTCAAATGATCTGAGGTCAGAAGAGATTACGGGCTTGAAGTCCCCGTGAAATCTTCGAAATTTTTTAACATAGTACTAGGAATGAATATAAAAGATATGTTATATTGGTACATAATTCTTTAACGAGTTGAAGGGGGAAAGTGTTATGAGATATTTAACATCAGGAGAGTCTCATGGTCCGCAATTGACGACGATCATCGAAGGCTTGCCGGCTGGAATGCCATTGGAAGCAGAAGGCATCAACGAGGACTTGGCTAGGAGACAGAAAGGCTATGGACGCGGACGAAGAATGCAGATAGAGAAGGACCGCGTTTCAATTGTCGGCGGGGTAAGACACGGACTTACATTAGGTTCCCCTCTGGGACTGGTAGTAGAGAATAAAGATTGGACACACTGGACGAAAGTGATGGGCATAGAGCCATTATCTCCTGGAGAGGAAGAGGAAGTGAAAAGAAAGATTTCACGTCCGAGACCTGGTCATGCGGACTTGGTTGGCGGTATGAAGTATGGTCACCGCGATCTTCGGAATGTCCTTGAAAGATCTTCAGCAAGAGAGACGACTGTGCGGGTGGCTGCAGGATCGGTAGCCAAGAAATTGTTAAACCTGCTTGGAATAGAAGTTGTTGGACACGTCCTTGAAATCGGTGGAATTAAAGCGGATAACGTAAAATACGATTCGATAAATGATTTAAAAGAAAGAACAGAGGAATCTCCTGTACGCTGCCTGGACGGGGAAGCGGCAGGTAAAATGATGAATTTAATAGATGAAGCAAAGAAAAACGGCGACTCGATTGGCGGAGTCGTAGAAGTGATCGTGGAAGGAATGCCTGAAGGTGTCGGCAGTTATGTACATTATGACAGAAAGCTGGATGCCAAACTGGCTCGTGCAATAATGAGCATCAATGCATTTAAAGGGGTTGAATTCGGGCTTGGATTTGAAATGGCCAGAAAACCTGGCAGTGAAGTTCATGATGAAATTCTATGGAGTGAGGAAAAAGGCTATTACAGAAGAACAAACAGACTCGGCGGCTTCGAGGGTGGGATGACAACAGGGATGCCTATCCATGTCAAAGGTGTAATGAAACCTATCCCAACTCTGTATAAGCCCTTGCAAAGTGTAGATATCGATACAAAAGAGCCATTTAAAGCAAGTATCGAACGATCTGACAGCTGTGCTGTCCCAGCGGCAAGTGTAGTGGCAGAAGCGGTAGTGGCATGGGAGCTTGCAGAAGCGATAACAGATCAGTTTAACAGTGATCAGTTTGAAAAACTTC
This Bacillus sp. Marseille-Q1617 DNA region includes the following protein-coding sequences:
- the ndk gene encoding nucleoside-diphosphate kinase, with translation MEKTFLMVKPDGVQRGLIGDIVSRFEKKGFQLVGAKLMSISTELAEEHYGEHKERPFFGELVEFITSGPVFAMVWQGEDVISTARGMMGATNPKDAATGTIRGDFGLTVGKNIIHGSDSPESAVREIGLFFKEEELVEYSKLMNEWIY
- a CDS encoding heptaprenyl diphosphate synthase component 1, which produces MKFTDYNHQANIIHQYIEEQLHHSYLKEYIDQPFIDRNRINYLLLPFMNGQRMITQQEMKWISTAMFLHVALETHEKVTISEQDSLKERQLTVLAGVYFSSLYYKTLADTEDVGLIEALSSAIKKINECKISMYKEECTSVEELMEYVRIIETSIFTHFYEFFHQKDWVSLLSDTFLYNRLLQERYAHLNSQDTIFSNALASVLKHSEERVEDHHILSAIDHTMDKIQKDIEVQLDKSDPVPTGVKELFVEFLPFTEPLATTKLYAEEG
- the hepT gene encoding heptaprenyl diphosphate synthase component II; this encodes MKLNRIYSFLKTDIDQIEKELESAIESDSRLLNQASLHLLQAGGKRIRPVFVLLSAKFGDYDIDKVKNAAVALELIHMASLVHDDVIDDAELRRGRPTIKAQWDNRIAMYTGDYIFARGLEYMTNIKNPEAHQILSHTIVELCKGEIAQIKDKYRYDQNLRDYLLRIKRKTALLIAVSCQLGAIASGAPEEVHRRLFRFGYNVGMSFQITDDILDLTASEEELGKPAGSDLWQGNITLPILYAMENPALKAQIERVSENTTADEMKTVISSILSSDAIERSHRVSRMYLDRALRDLELLPQNRVKKTLKNIANFIGKRKY
- a CDS encoding protein-glutamate O-methyltransferase CheR, producing MVNDYADFILGVKRKTGIDLSLYKEAQMKRRLTALYEKKGFTSFQEYYKSISSDDEHMAEFLDRMTINVSEFYRNYKRWEVLETRILPRILGDKKTLKVWSAACSTGEEPYTLAMMLSDYLPLSNLKILATDLDGNALQRAKNAIYPERSLAEVPAEIKRKFFKMEGSLYKVDEGIRNAVTFKQQNLLADRFDQDFDLIVCRNVLIYFTEEAKDILYKKFNASLKTGGVFFVGSTEQIFNPGQYGFQSEDTFFYKKV
- a CDS encoding demethylmenaquinone methyltransferase, whose amino-acid sequence is MQQSKEQKVHGVFEKIYSNYDKMNSVISFQQHKKWRKETMKYMSVQEGSKALDVCCGTADWTLALGEEVREEGKVFGLDFSQNMLSIGKEKVKESPLNNIELIHGNAMELPFEDNTFDYVTIGFGLRNVPDYLQVLKEMNRVLKPGGMAVCLETSQPTMFGFKQLYYMYFRFIMPVFGRIFAKSFTEYSWLQESARDFPGMKELADLFKEAGFKDIYFKPYSGGVAAMHVGYKK
- the mtrB gene encoding trp RNA-binding attenuation protein MtrB — protein: MGVMNSNDYVVIKAAEDGVNVIGLTRGTDTRFHHSEKLDKGEVMIAQFTDHTSAIKVRGKATILTSYGEIESENKK
- the aroC gene encoding chorismate synthase; the protein is MRYLTSGESHGPQLTTIIEGLPAGMPLEAEGINEDLARRQKGYGRGRRMQIEKDRVSIVGGVRHGLTLGSPLGLVVENKDWTHWTKVMGIEPLSPGEEEEVKRKISRPRPGHADLVGGMKYGHRDLRNVLERSSARETTVRVAAGSVAKKLLNLLGIEVVGHVLEIGGIKADNVKYDSINDLKERTEESPVRCLDGEAAGKMMNLIDEAKKNGDSIGGVVEVIVEGMPEGVGSYVHYDRKLDAKLARAIMSINAFKGVEFGLGFEMARKPGSEVHDEILWSEEKGYYRRTNRLGGFEGGMTTGMPIHVKGVMKPIPTLYKPLQSVDIDTKEPFKASIERSDSCAVPAASVVAEAVVAWELAEAITDQFNSDQFEKLQRDVETLRKEAKEY